One genomic window of Gracilinema caldarium DSM 7334 includes the following:
- the amrB gene encoding AmmeMemoRadiSam system protein B has product MQYQNTSPAEYHRSRSPVMAGMFYPDTDAALRIALNRYYEISGMQGPETRTDCNPLGIIVPHAAWELSGLLLGRAFSLVRKRPIEQVVLLGPLHASTQEGIYVSESDSFETPIGDLWVHKNKVDELLSCSTIFELNDIPHLSEHSLEVVLPWIADAFPQVSIIPILIGTSRTNHIHALSRALELCFSDELDKTLFIATTNVSAHYDNDEAFEQGRRFLELVQTGDGAQLLQLAQQGHITACGAAGVAALLQCRFWEVAPLPKPHLLGQASSRGIWEEEDKSVHYAALCIPR; this is encoded by the coding sequence ATGCAATATCAAAATACCAGTCCTGCCGAATACCATCGAAGCCGAAGTCCCGTTATGGCAGGGATGTTTTACCCTGATACAGATGCCGCTCTTCGAATTGCTTTGAACCGGTATTATGAAATCAGTGGCATGCAGGGACCCGAAACGAGAACCGACTGTAATCCCCTTGGTATTATCGTACCCCATGCAGCATGGGAGCTTTCTGGTCTTCTCTTGGGTCGTGCCTTTTCCTTGGTTAGAAAGCGTCCTATAGAACAGGTTGTTTTATTAGGCCCTCTCCATGCCAGTACCCAGGAAGGGATCTATGTAAGCGAATCAGACAGTTTTGAGACCCCTATAGGAGATCTCTGGGTTCATAAGAATAAGGTTGATGAGCTTCTCTCCTGTAGTACCATTTTTGAACTGAATGATATACCTCACCTCTCTGAACATTCCCTTGAGGTAGTTCTTCCCTGGATAGCCGATGCATTTCCCCAGGTTTCAATCATTCCCATACTTATCGGCACCTCACGAACAAATCATATCCATGCCCTGAGCCGAGCTCTGGAATTGTGTTTTTCTGATGAATTGGACAAAACCCTTTTTATCGCCACCACTAATGTTTCGGCCCATTATGATAATGACGAAGCCTTTGAGCAGGGCCGCCGATTCCTGGAACTTGTACAGACAGGTGACGGGGCACAGTTATTACAGCTTGCCCAGCAGGGTCACATTACGGCCTGCGGAGCCGCTGGGGTTGCCGCCCTGCTGCAGTGCCGGTTCTGGGAAGTAGCGCCCCTTCCAAAACCGCATCTCCTGGGACAGGCTTCGTCCCGGGGTATCTGGGAAGAGGAGGACAAATCAGTCCATTACGCTGCCCTCTGTATTCCCCGCTAA
- a CDS encoding adenylate/guanylate cyclase domain-containing protein yields MSIRLKIIIVVIPLLIASVVLVGVSSYFSAASAVTQLAVDFLTFKAEELETYANSQWNLLVDNGFVGRSDMEQAAQAAVESFGRNIMRSSTEAIFAIDRDGKLALQVGSLPLGSSRGTLEGGVPQAAGNLQGGGNQQSGSAAGAANPVDLAAEVALLQQTVPAGQRGFITMKLGGIERVAVTFPFAPFGWQVFVSEQRQAFFGDVETIAQTTLYILVGATLISILFLLLMTNYLTRPIEKVVQVMRHIIESNNLSERVSVLYKDEIGQLSHTFNLMLEELDQAYNQIKKYAFEAVVAQKRENRIRNIFQLYVPKDVIDEVFTNPDKMLVGNNRDVAILFSDIRSFTTISEKMAPDALVNALNRYFSIMVDVIVAQNGMVDKYIGDAIMAVFGAPVSHGHDALDSVLAGLEMTESLTIFNDEQKRTGGPEFKIGVGINYGIVTVGNIGCDKKMNYTVIGDTVNLASRLEGLTKHYHQPILFSEYVYEHIQGKIPCRMVDKVAVKGKTQGVPILTARRELTKAEAEAWKIHEEAVDLYYRRSFTRSAELFEKILTILPEDDIALQYLERCQRYAKNPPPTEWDGVEVMTEK; encoded by the coding sequence ATGAGTATCCGCCTTAAAATTATAATTGTTGTTATACCGCTTTTAATTGCCTCTGTGGTGCTTGTTGGTGTTTCTTCCTATTTTTCTGCCGCTTCTGCGGTAACCCAGCTCGCGGTGGATTTTTTAACTTTTAAGGCAGAGGAACTGGAGACCTATGCTAACAGTCAGTGGAATCTCCTGGTGGATAACGGCTTTGTTGGCCGATCGGATATGGAACAGGCAGCTCAGGCGGCGGTAGAATCCTTTGGCCGCAATATTATGCGCAGTTCTACCGAGGCAATCTTTGCTATCGATAGGGATGGCAAACTTGCTCTCCAGGTGGGATCTCTCCCGTTGGGCAGCTCTCGAGGGACCTTGGAAGGGGGGGTACCGCAAGCCGCCGGTAATCTGCAAGGGGGCGGCAATCAGCAGTCAGGCTCAGCAGCAGGGGCCGCAAACCCAGTGGATCTCGCCGCCGAGGTAGCATTACTTCAGCAGACTGTGCCTGCAGGCCAGCGGGGATTCATCACTATGAAATTGGGGGGCATCGAACGGGTTGCTGTTACCTTTCCCTTTGCCCCCTTTGGCTGGCAGGTCTTTGTATCCGAACAGCGGCAGGCCTTTTTCGGTGATGTTGAAACCATCGCTCAGACGACCCTTTACATTTTAGTCGGGGCTACCCTTATCAGTATACTGTTCCTCCTTCTTATGACCAATTACCTGACCCGGCCCATCGAAAAGGTTGTCCAGGTCATGCGGCATATTATTGAATCTAACAACCTCTCTGAGCGGGTTTCTGTATTGTATAAGGATGAAATTGGCCAGCTTTCCCATACCTTTAACCTCATGTTGGAGGAACTAGACCAGGCTTATAACCAGATTAAGAAATATGCCTTCGAGGCAGTAGTAGCCCAGAAACGGGAAAATCGGATCCGCAACATTTTTCAGCTCTATGTTCCTAAAGATGTGATTGATGAGGTCTTTACCAATCCCGATAAAATGCTTGTGGGAAATAACCGGGATGTGGCAATCCTCTTTTCTGATATCCGCAGTTTTACCACCATCTCTGAAAAGATGGCTCCCGATGCGCTGGTCAACGCCCTAAACCGCTATTTTTCCATTATGGTCGATGTGATCGTTGCCCAGAATGGTATGGTGGATAAATACATAGGCGATGCTATTATGGCGGTCTTTGGGGCTCCTGTCAGCCATGGTCATGATGCCCTCGATTCGGTGCTGGCAGGCCTTGAAATGACCGAATCGCTTACCATTTTCAATGATGAGCAGAAACGTACCGGCGGGCCGGAATTTAAAATTGGTGTGGGCATCAATTATGGTATTGTTACCGTAGGTAACATTGGTTGTGACAAAAAAATGAACTACACCGTTATCGGCGACACGGTGAACCTGGCATCCCGGCTCGAAGGGCTCACCAAGCATTATCATCAGCCCATACTTTTTTCTGAATATGTCTATGAACACATACAAGGCAAGATTCCCTGCCGCATGGTAGATAAGGTGGCGGTTAAGGGTAAGACCCAGGGAGTGCCCATCCTGACCGCCCGCCGGGAGCTGACCAAAGCCGAAGCAGAGGCCTGGAAGATTCATGAGGAGGCGGTAGATCTTTATTACCGCCGGTCCTTTACCCGGTCGGCAGAACTCTTTGAAAAAATACTTACTATATTGCCCGAAGACGACATCGCCCTGCAATACCTGGAACGGTGTCAGCGATATGCCAAAAATCCTCCCCCCACCGAATGGGATGGGGTAGAGGTAATGACGGAGAAATGA
- a CDS encoding tetratricopeptide repeat protein → MIDDGVSAQDLLAANDMIAHGDYEGAVCLLERAVAEDPTDCSALTALGIAFTEGGEHQKAVKALERALALQETIPEAHEALGCAYYRLGFLEKAEKALKRALELAPQDGGVLRNLGVVLDRLGDFEEGSRMIEEAYRLNQFDYQAMYALSSVRLRQGELESAMELLDRIATEDSPINLKMLAIDHIQNLKRYLR, encoded by the coding sequence ATGATTGATGATGGTGTCTCGGCCCAGGATCTGCTGGCCGCCAATGATATGATAGCTCATGGGGATTATGAAGGAGCAGTCTGCCTTCTGGAACGAGCTGTGGCGGAGGACCCCACAGACTGTTCAGCTCTGACCGCCCTGGGTATTGCCTTTACTGAAGGGGGAGAGCACCAGAAGGCTGTTAAAGCCCTGGAACGGGCTCTGGCGCTTCAGGAAACAATTCCGGAAGCCCATGAAGCATTAGGCTGTGCCTACTACCGGCTCGGCTTTCTCGAAAAGGCTGAAAAAGCCCTGAAACGGGCCCTGGAACTGGCTCCCCAGGATGGGGGGGTACTCCGAAATCTGGGGGTGGTGCTGGACCGGCTCGGGGACTTTGAAGAGGGCTCCCGGATGATCGAGGAAGCCTACCGGCTTAACCAGTTTGATTACCAGGCCATGTATGCCCTTTCATCGGTACGTCTACGCCAGGGTGAACTGGAGTCTGCCATGGAACTTCTTGATCGGATTGCCACCGAGGACTCCCCCATCAATCTGAAAATGCTAGCCATCGATCATATCCAGAATTTAAAGCGATATCTCCGGTAA